A section of the Streptomyces sp. CG1 genome encodes:
- a CDS encoding lectin: MICVLGIAALPLPAIGDAHAASAAAPALVKDPASLVNPLIGTSGEVDTFPGPDMPAGMVQWGPDTTPDRPSGGGYEYNDGKISGFSLTHVSGPGCGVAGDLPVLPVTGALSGDLGNASVGFSHGDEQTGIGYYKVTDAGGVTTQLTDTTRAGLGTFTFPAGRQANLLFKLSGGATQVDGTRVQVVNQKEISGSIDSGHFCGANNRYTLHFDVKFDQPFTTSGTWVGSTIHPDATSLRAGKARQNPQTHPSKPVKEKHFTVPAAPSPTVHGNVGRSAEPPTTGANGMYLTFDTSSHTTVRAKVGISYTSDAGAAGNLATEVKNWNFDAVKQANHDAWNAVLNKIRIGGGSSNQQVQFYTALYHALLHPNVFSDDNGQYMGMDNQIHELAKGQQAQYANYSGWDTYRSQTQLMAMVEPKVTSDVVTSMLNGYDQTGLLPKWASNNGESYVMVGDPAAGIIADSYAFGARSFDTDKALAALQHEATVPNNDRPGESVRDTKGYLPLDESDYGCCNFYGPVSTQLEYDSADYALAAFAKSLGKTDVYTKFATRAQDWMNVFNPQTGYMQAKNNNGQFAGGFTPGTSNGFVEGTSAQYTPMVPFNLQQLIQARGGDKAYSSYLDSLLDNITNPGNTNANLSNEPSVEIPWEYDYTGRPWKTQGAVREAQQKLYFNAPVGSFGNDDLGAMSSWYVWSELGMYPETPGTDTLALGSPAFPVAEVSFAGGRTVQINAPQAAPDAPYVQSLDVKGKEWNTPWLTYQQFKGAGSVDFTLGTQPNKSWASDPSAVPPSDTTGGDRVLAATGPSSDGLVLQPGASGDATLDLTNLGSKDITVDWKATVPSGIALDSASGSVQVPASGSAEAKVHVTAGTSEGTFPVTFALTDHSKGTALSGAALRVAVAKAGELWPYDTNEGIYPDGTSFSGGFDSGGWAFSQNALAAAGVTGGSTVTVDAISYIWPTVTSGQLDNLEMAGQTIPMPAGTSGASLGLLGTATDAPTDGSGVSGTMTVTYTDGTTSKATVGFSDWTLNAGSNKPIAGDTTAVTTGYRNTGSGGRDGVKTYVFATKVPLDASKQVASITLPVTGSTGTDHLFAYGFGR; the protein is encoded by the coding sequence GTGATCTGTGTCCTGGGCATCGCGGCACTCCCGCTCCCGGCGATCGGGGACGCCCATGCCGCGAGCGCCGCGGCACCGGCCTTGGTGAAAGACCCCGCGTCCCTCGTCAACCCCCTCATCGGCACCTCCGGAGAGGTGGACACCTTCCCCGGCCCCGACATGCCTGCCGGCATGGTGCAGTGGGGTCCCGACACGACGCCCGACCGCCCCTCCGGCGGCGGCTACGAGTACAACGACGGCAAAATATCGGGCTTCAGCCTCACCCATGTCTCGGGACCCGGCTGCGGCGTCGCGGGAGACCTGCCCGTCCTGCCGGTGACCGGCGCGCTGTCGGGCGACCTCGGCAACGCATCCGTCGGCTTCAGCCACGGCGACGAGCAGACCGGCATCGGCTACTACAAGGTCACCGATGCGGGCGGTGTCACGACCCAGCTGACCGACACCACCCGCGCCGGCCTGGGCACCTTCACCTTCCCGGCGGGCCGGCAGGCGAACCTGCTGTTCAAGCTCAGCGGCGGCGCCACACAGGTGGACGGCACCCGCGTCCAGGTGGTGAACCAGAAGGAGATCAGCGGGTCGATCGACAGCGGTCACTTCTGCGGCGCGAACAACCGCTACACCCTGCACTTCGACGTCAAGTTCGACCAGCCGTTCACCACCAGCGGCACCTGGGTCGGCAGCACCATCCACCCCGACGCGACGTCGCTGAGAGCGGGCAAGGCCCGGCAGAACCCGCAGACACACCCGTCAAAGCCGGTGAAGGAAAAGCACTTCACCGTTCCCGCCGCCCCGTCCCCTACCGTGCACGGCAACGTCGGCAGGTCCGCCGAGCCACCCACGACGGGCGCGAACGGCATGTACCTGACGTTCGACACCTCCTCCCATACGACGGTGAGAGCAAAAGTCGGTATCTCGTACACCAGTGACGCAGGCGCGGCGGGCAACCTCGCCACCGAGGTCAAGAACTGGAACTTCGACGCCGTGAAGCAGGCGAACCACGACGCCTGGAACGCGGTGCTGAACAAGATCCGGATCGGCGGCGGCTCCTCAAACCAGCAGGTGCAGTTCTACACCGCGCTCTACCACGCGCTGCTGCATCCGAACGTCTTCTCGGACGACAACGGCCAGTACATGGGCATGGACAACCAGATCCATGAGCTGGCCAAGGGCCAGCAGGCCCAGTACGCCAACTACTCGGGCTGGGACACCTACCGCTCCCAGACCCAGCTGATGGCGATGGTCGAGCCCAAGGTCACCAGCGACGTCGTCACCTCGATGCTCAACGGCTACGACCAGACGGGCCTGCTGCCCAAGTGGGCTTCGAACAACGGCGAGAGCTACGTCATGGTCGGTGACCCGGCAGCCGGCATCATCGCCGACTCGTACGCCTTCGGCGCCCGGAGCTTCGATACGGACAAGGCGCTGGCCGCCCTGCAGCACGAGGCCACCGTCCCGAACAACGACCGCCCGGGCGAGTCGGTGCGGGACACCAAGGGCTACCTCCCGCTGGACGAGAGCGACTACGGCTGCTGCAACTTCTACGGCCCGGTTTCCACACAGCTGGAGTACGACTCCGCCGACTACGCCCTCGCCGCCTTCGCGAAGTCGCTGGGCAAGACGGACGTTTATACGAAGTTCGCCACCCGTGCCCAGGACTGGATGAACGTCTTCAACCCGCAGACCGGCTACATGCAGGCGAAGAACAACAACGGCCAGTTCGCGGGCGGTTTCACCCCGGGGACCTCCAACGGCTTCGTGGAGGGCACGTCGGCCCAGTACACGCCGATGGTCCCGTTCAACCTGCAGCAGCTCATCCAGGCACGCGGCGGTGACAAGGCGTACTCGTCCTACCTGGACAGCCTGCTCGACAACATCACCAACCCCGGCAACACCAACGCCAACCTGAGCAACGAGCCCAGCGTGGAGATCCCCTGGGAGTACGACTACACGGGCCGGCCCTGGAAGACCCAGGGGGCCGTCCGCGAGGCCCAGCAGAAGCTGTACTTCAACGCTCCGGTCGGCTCGTTCGGCAACGACGACCTCGGTGCGATGAGCTCCTGGTACGTCTGGTCCGAGCTGGGCATGTACCCCGAGACCCCGGGCACGGACACTCTGGCGCTCGGCAGCCCGGCGTTCCCGGTGGCCGAGGTGTCCTTCGCGGGCGGCAGGACGGTGCAGATCAACGCGCCGCAGGCGGCACCCGATGCCCCGTACGTGCAGTCCCTCGATGTCAAGGGCAAGGAGTGGAACACCCCCTGGCTGACGTACCAGCAGTTCAAGGGCGCGGGCTCGGTCGACTTCACCCTCGGCACCCAGCCGAACAAGTCCTGGGCGTCCGACCCGTCGGCGGTGCCACCGTCGGACACCACCGGCGGCGACCGTGTCCTGGCCGCGACCGGCCCCTCCAGCGACGGCCTGGTGCTCCAGCCGGGCGCCTCCGGTGACGCCACGCTCGATCTCACCAACCTCGGCAGCAAGGACATCACCGTCGACTGGAAGGCGACGGTGCCCTCCGGCATCGCGCTCGACTCCGCGTCCGGCTCGGTGCAGGTGCCCGCCTCGGGCAGCGCCGAGGCGAAGGTCCACGTGACAGCGGGCACGAGTGAAGGGACGTTCCCGGTCACCTTCGCCCTGACCGATCACAGCAAGGGCACGGCACTGAGCGGCGCGGCCCTCCGCGTGGCGGTAGCCAAGGCCGGCGAGCTGTGGCCGTACGACACCAACGAGGGCATCTACCCCGACGGCACGAGCTTCTCGGGCGGCTTCGACAGCGGCGGCTGGGCGTTCTCGCAGAACGCGCTGGCGGCAGCCGGTGTCACCGGCGGCTCCACCGTCACGGTCGACGCCATCTCCTACATCTGGCCGACGGTGACTTCCGGTCAGCTGGACAACCTGGAGATGGCCGGCCAGACCATCCCGATGCCGGCCGGCACATCGGGTGCGTCGCTGGGCCTGCTGGGCACGGCGACCGACGCACCGACCGACGGCAGCGGGGTCTCGGGCACGATGACCGTCACCTACACCGACGGCACCACCTCGAAGGCGACGGTCGGCTTCTCGGACTGGACGCTCAACGCCGGTTCGAACAAGCCGATCGCGGGTGACACCACGGCCGTCACCACGGGCTACCGGAACACCGGCAGCGGGGGCCGGGACGGCGTGAAGACCTACGTCTTCGCCACGAAGGTCCCGCTCGACGCGTCCAAGCAGGTGGCGTCGATCACCCTGCCGGTGACGGGCTCGACCGGCACCGACCACCTGTTCGCCTACGGCTTCGGCCGGTGA
- a CDS encoding serine hydrolase domain-containing protein: MAGKRTAVMACIAALMACGTGEVPAGAHAVGGGYSEGDLRQDLAAVRAAGGGDVNVVARVDGPGGAVLRARYGTAGMGSTAPVPWDPEFRVASTSKTFTAVVVLQLAAERRLSLDDTVERWLPGVVHGNGNDGSRITVRDLLQHTSGIYDYITDPGIQDKLLNHFDEARDDATPPPRLVAIAMRHAPLFTPPANGSPRRWAYSNTNYLLAAMIAEKAGDAGWRELVENRIIAPLGLRHTYIPGENPYLIGSHERVTVDAPGGKPVDLTEESFQHTADSGVVSTPSDLDAFFRALAGGRLLPAAQWTLMRQTVAYDDLPVPPAGKQGGYGLGLRVVPLTCGGVYYMHEGDGFGVYGRPAVGAAGRRAVTLSVTSTTALVNEDQLNKAVQTLTDHALCAVRR, from the coding sequence GTGGCGGGGAAGCGTACGGCAGTCATGGCGTGTATCGCGGCACTCATGGCGTGCGGGACGGGCGAGGTGCCTGCCGGGGCGCACGCGGTGGGCGGGGGCTACTCGGAAGGGGATCTGCGGCAGGATCTGGCGGCCGTGCGGGCCGCCGGCGGCGGTGATGTGAACGTGGTGGCCCGGGTGGACGGGCCGGGCGGCGCAGTGCTCCGGGCACGGTACGGGACAGCGGGCATGGGCTCGACCGCGCCCGTGCCGTGGGACCCGGAGTTCCGGGTGGCAAGCACCAGCAAGACGTTCACGGCGGTGGTGGTGCTCCAACTCGCCGCGGAGCGGCGGCTTTCGCTGGACGACACGGTGGAACGGTGGCTGCCCGGAGTGGTGCACGGAAACGGAAACGACGGCTCGCGGATCACCGTACGCGACCTGCTCCAGCACACCAGCGGGATCTACGATTACATCACCGATCCTGGCATACAGGACAAGCTGCTGAACCATTTCGACGAGGCACGGGACGACGCCACCCCGCCGCCCCGACTCGTCGCGATCGCGATGCGACACGCCCCGCTCTTCACCCCGCCGGCAAACGGTTCGCCGCGCCGGTGGGCGTACTCGAACACCAACTACCTGCTGGCTGCGATGATCGCGGAGAAGGCGGGCGATGCGGGCTGGCGTGAGCTGGTCGAGAACCGGATCATCGCCCCGCTCGGCCTGCGGCACACTTACATACCCGGCGAGAACCCTTATCTGATCGGCTCGCACGAGCGCGTGACCGTTGACGCGCCCGGAGGCAAACCGGTGGACCTGACCGAGGAGAGCTTCCAGCACACCGCGGACTCCGGCGTGGTGAGCACCCCGTCGGATCTCGACGCGTTCTTCCGCGCCCTGGCCGGCGGACGGTTGCTGCCCGCCGCGCAGTGGACGCTGATGCGGCAGACGGTCGCGTACGACGACCTGCCGGTACCGCCCGCGGGCAAGCAGGGCGGATACGGACTCGGACTGCGGGTCGTGCCCCTGACCTGCGGGGGCGTCTACTACATGCACGAGGGTGATGGCTTCGGAGTGTACGGACGGCCGGCGGTCGGCGCGGCCGGCCGTCGGGCGGTGACCCTGTCGGTGACGTCCACCACCGCGCTCGTCAACGAGGACCAGCTCAACAAGGCGGTGCAGACCCTCACCGACCATGCGCTGTGCGCGGTCCGGCGCTGA
- a CDS encoding polysaccharide pyruvyl transferase family protein, whose translation MARVAVITAPNIGYRNTGMLTVDLAFESLRRRMGNEIDATWYTLHLPETVPLRACARGTDFPFRFHALTEHLDSLRDHDAVVFWGDFLHTRHYLAQDATNRLLDFGIAEDRDAARALLHRTLLLADQPDELLARTLSYGGTILHNTQSDYEDKEYGSLFLRLMTRSHRVWARDPLSAAKIAHLRGDRTTDYFGSDAALLSRPGDLDHLPTTGWSEQVPEGGAIGVFLGARTPVPDWLPAFCQGLSDRFGAPLEWLPWFDRDIPSQAGHIPTRPGDHTIGDLVRVLSRYRLVITDTYHLGVNAWGAGTPVVCVGAPEPRRQEARVPPDFYLSTLPDTREAHERRADRLVHLVHGGGADAIAARTTDDDAGLCCGGRPHPAPGYLTLSDVKKHVFHMAYDATDFYLSTLPDTREAHERRADRLVHLVHGGGADAIAARIREHADHSATTFTETLTSLLGTGR comes from the coding sequence ATGGCACGCGTCGCCGTCATCACCGCGCCCAACATCGGATACCGCAACACGGGAATGCTGACGGTCGACTTGGCCTTCGAGTCCCTGCGACGGCGCATGGGCAACGAGATCGACGCGACCTGGTACACCCTCCATCTGCCGGAGACCGTGCCGCTGCGCGCGTGCGCCCGAGGAACCGATTTCCCGTTCCGTTTCCATGCGCTGACCGAGCACCTCGACTCGCTCCGCGATCACGACGCGGTCGTCTTCTGGGGCGATTTCCTGCACACCCGGCACTATCTGGCCCAGGACGCGACGAACCGCCTGCTCGACTTCGGCATCGCCGAGGACCGCGACGCCGCCCGGGCGCTGCTGCACCGCACCCTGCTGCTGGCGGACCAGCCGGACGAACTCCTCGCCCGGACCCTCAGCTACGGCGGCACGATCCTGCACAACACGCAGTCCGACTACGAGGACAAGGAGTACGGCTCCCTCTTCTTGCGCCTGATGACGAGAAGCCACCGCGTCTGGGCGCGCGACCCGCTGTCGGCGGCCAAGATCGCCCACCTCCGCGGGGACCGTACGACCGACTACTTCGGCTCCGACGCGGCACTGCTGTCCCGCCCCGGCGACCTCGACCACCTCCCGACCACGGGATGGTCCGAGCAGGTCCCGGAGGGCGGTGCGATCGGCGTGTTCCTCGGCGCCCGTACCCCGGTCCCCGACTGGCTGCCCGCCTTCTGCCAGGGCCTTTCCGATCGCTTCGGAGCGCCCCTCGAATGGCTGCCGTGGTTCGACCGGGACATCCCGTCCCAGGCCGGCCACATCCCGACCCGTCCGGGTGACCACACCATCGGCGACCTGGTGCGCGTCCTCTCCCGCTATCGACTGGTGATCACGGACACGTACCACCTGGGTGTCAACGCCTGGGGTGCCGGCACCCCGGTGGTCTGCGTCGGCGCTCCCGAACCTCGACGTCAAGAAGCACGTGTTCCACCGGACTTCTACCTCTCCACGCTCCCCGACACCCGGGAAGCCCACGAGCGGCGCGCCGACCGGCTCGTACACCTCGTGCACGGCGGCGGAGCCGACGCCATCGCCGCGCGGACGACCGACGACGACGCCGGTCTGTGCTGCGGGGGCCGGCCCCACCCAGCGCCCGGGTACCTGACGCTGAGCGACGTCAAGAAGCACGTGTTCCACATGGCCTACGACGCCACGGACTTCTACCTCTCCACGCTCCCCGACACCCGGGAAGCCCACGAGCGGCGCGCCGACCGGCTCGTACACCTCGTGCACGGCGGCGGAGCCGACGCCATCGCCGCGCGGATCCGCGAGCACGCCGACCATTCGGCGACCACCTTCACCGAGACACTCACCTCGCTGCTCGGCACCGGCCGTTGA